A single genomic interval of Juglans regia cultivar Chandler chromosome 1, Walnut 2.0, whole genome shotgun sequence harbors:
- the LOC108995584 gene encoding transcription factor TT2-like has product MEVKRVKPQLKKNLWKPEEDLILKNYVETHGEGNWATVSKRSGLMRGGKSCRLRWKNYLRPNIKRGEMSKEEEDLIVRMHKLLGNRWSLIAGRLPGRTDNEVKNYWNTHLNKKSLIIGKRKTTEPDHKQREDKDENMNREKKIRPWCTDHSEPSGSAICLTRTRSQSDLGLDERNMINKEEKDQAESTFTNPWINIDDPNSFNCEIEYPMLITGNSNNNARLVFDDEPLIAYLDSFILFEAFGCDGERVGK; this is encoded by the exons ATGGAAGTTAAAAGAGTGAAGCCACAGCTTAAGAAAAACTTGTGGAAGCCAGAGGAggacttgattttgaaaaattatgtgGAAACTCATGGTGAAGGCAACTGGGCTACTGTGTCTAAGAGATCAG gtcTGATGAGGGGAGGAAAGAGTTGCAGGCTAAGATGGAAGAACTACCTGAGACCTAACATTAAACGTGGTGAGATGTCCAAAGAGGAAGAAGACCTTATCGTTCGAATGCATAAGCTTCTAGGCAACAG GTGGTCACTGATTGCCGGTCGGCTTCCTGGTCGGACAGACAATGAAGTGAAGAACTACTGGAATACCCATTTGAACAAGAAAAGCCTAATTATaggcaaaagaaaaacaaccgAACCAGACCACAAACAACGGGAAGACAAAGACGAGAACATGAACAGGGAGAAGAAAATTCGTCCATGGTGTACTGATCATTCCGAGCCCAGTGGAAGTGCAATATGTTTGACAAGAACCAGATCACAATCTGATCTAGGTCTGGATGAAAGGAACATGATTaataaagaagagaaagatCAGGCCGAAAGCACGTTCACAAATCCCTGGATTAATATCGATGATCCAAACAGCTTCAACTGTGAAATAGAGTACCCAATGTTGATCACTGGAAATAGCAATAATAATGCAAGACTCGTCTTTGACGATGAGCCTCTCATTGCTTACTTGGATTCTTTCATCTTATTCGAAGCATTTGGATGCGATGGTGAAAGGGTAGGTAAGTGA